CGTAGGAAACGATCAGGGTGTCCTGGTCGAACATCACGCTCTGGAAGCGTGCGTAGGGGCACATGTAGATGCACACCTGCTCGCGCAGCCAGCCGGCGTTGCCGTAGGTGGCGAGGGTGAAGAAACCGACCCAGAAGTAGGCCCAGCCATCGGCTTCGCCGCTGAGCAGGTCGGGGATCAGTTCGCGGATCGGCGAGAAGTAGCCGACGAAGGTCAGGCCGGTGGCCAGGCCGATAAGCACCCACAGGCTGTGCTTGGCGGTCTTGCGCGCCAGCTTGGCGCCGCTCATGGGCTGCTTGTCGAGCTTCATGCGCTGGTTGCGGTCGCCTTCGGTGACCTTTTCACACCACATGAAGATCCAGGTCCACACGCTCTGCGGGCAGGTATAACCGCACCAGACGCGACCGGCGAACACGGTGATGAAGAACAGGCCGAAGGCACAGATGATCAGCAGCCAGGACAGCAGGGCGAAATCCTGCGGCCAGAAGGTGGCGCCGAAGATGTAGAACTTGCGCTCTGGCAGATCCCACCAGACGGCTTGCCGGCCATTCCAGCTGAGCCAGGCGGTGCCGAAGTAGAGCAGGAAGAGAAAGGTGCCGCCGCTCAGTCGCAGGTTGCGAAACAGACCGGTGAAGGCGCGGGTGTAGATTTTTTCGCGGCTGGCGTAGAGGTCGACGCTGTCGCCGCCTTTGGCCGGGGGAGGGGTAATGTTGCGGACGGGAATCTGTTCACTCATCAGGGCGGTACCACGGCGGTAGGTGGTTTGCTCTGCCAGTACTTGCCGGCGGAGTCAGCTTTCACTCGGCCTCTATGGTACGCCTGAAAGAGTCTTGCCCGGGTGCGACCTTGGGTCGCGCACCGGGCAAGCGGGAGCATTACTGCTCGGTTTTCTCGCCATGCGAGAGGCTGTACACATAGGCGGCCAGCAGGTGTACCTGGTCGTTGCCCATGCGCTCGCCCTGAGCCGGCATGCTGCCCTTGCGACCATAGCGAATGGTCTGTTGCAGTTGGGCGTAGCTGCTGCCGTAGATGAAGGCGCTCGGGTTGGTCAGGTTCGGCGCACCCATGGCCGGAGTACCGGTGCCGGCCTTGGTGTGGCAGGCGAAGCAGGTGCTTTCGAAGATCTTCTGACCGGCAGCGATGTCAGCCTGCTCGCCTTCCGGCAGCTTGCGGCCAGCCAGCTGGGTGAGCACGTAGGCGGCCACGTTGTGTACGCCTTCGTCGCCGATCAGCGGGCCGTGGGCCGGCATTTCACCATGACGACCGCCCATGATGGTGGTCTTGATGGTGGCGGACTCGCCGCCCCAGCGCCATTCGTTGTCGGTCAGGTTGGGGAAGCCGTAGGAGCCCTTGGCGTCGGAACCGTGGCAAACCGAGCAGTTGGAGGCGAACAGACGGCCACCCATCTTCAGGGCTTGCGGATCCTTGGCGACCTCTTCGATCGGCATGGCGGCATACTTGGCGAAGAGCGGGCCGTACTGCTTGTCAGCACGGATCATCTCTTTTTCCCACTGGTGCACGCCGGTCCAGCCCGGTTCGCCGTTGGCGAACGGCTTGCCGTCGCCGGCTTCGTTGTAGCCCGGCAGCAGACCTTTCCAGTTGCCCAGGCCCGGGTACAGAACCAGGTAGCCGAGGGCAAACACGATGGTCGCCACGAACAGCATGAACCACCATTTCGGCAGCGGGTTATCGAACTCCTCGATGCCGTCGAACGAGTGGCCGACGGTGTCTTCGGTGCTTTCCTGGCGCTGACCCTTGCGCACGCCGAAGATCAGCGCAGTCAGGGCAGCGATGGTGCCCAGGCTGAGTACGCTGACGTAGATACTCCAGAACAAAGTCATTCTTTATTGCTCCCAGAAGCTTGCTCGTCACGCTTGTTGGCCGGGACGTCGTCGGCGAAGGGCAGGTTGGCAGCTTCGTCGAAGCTGTCCTTGCGCCGGCCGCTGTAGGCCCAGAGCACCACGCCGATGAAGGCGATGAAGACCACTACCGTGCCAATGCCGCGAATCGTCCCGATATCCATCATGCGTTACCGTTTGTTCTTGATAGCGGTGCCCAGGCCTTGCAGGAAGGCAACCACGGCTTCCATCTCGGTCTTGCCTTTGACGGCTTCGCGAGCACCGGCGATGTCTTCGTCGGTGTAGGGGACGCCCATGGAGCGCAGGGCTTCCATCTTGGCCGCGGTGTCCTTGCCGTCGAGTTTGTTCTCGACCAGCCAGGGGTAGGCCGGCATCTTCGATTCCGGTACTACGTTGCGCGGGTTGTACAGGTGGGCGCGGTGCCAGTCGTCCGAGTAACGGCCGCCGACGCGGGCCAGATCCGGGCCGGTACGCTTGGAACCCCACAGGAACGGGTGATCCCACACGCTTTCACCGGCTACCGAGTAGTGGCCGTAGCGTTCGGTTTCGGCACGGAACGGACGCACCATCTGCGAGTGGCAGCCAACGCAGCCTTCGCGGATATAGATGTCGCGACCTTCCAGCTCCAGTGCGGTACGCGGCTTCATGCCTTCGACCGGGGTGTTGGTGACGTCCTGGAAGAACAGCGGAACGATCTGGGTCAGGCCGCCGATGCTCACCGCGATAACCATGAAGAACGCCAGCAGGCCGATGTTCTTCTCGAGTATTTCGTGTTTGCTGCTCATCAGTGGGCAACCTCGGCAGGAATCAGTGCGGCGGCTTCGGCTTCGGCCTTGTTGGCGGCACGTACGGTGCGGAAGGTGTTGTAGGCCATCAGCAGCATGCCGGTAACGAAGAAGGCACCGCCGAGGGCGCGAACCATGTAACCGAGGTGGCTGGCTTGCAGGGCTTCAACGAAGGAGTAGGTGAGGGTGCCGTCTTCGTTGACTGCACGCCACATCAGACCCTGGGTGATGCCGTTGACCCACATCGAGGCGATGTACAGCACGGTACCGATGGTAGCCAGCCAGAAGTGGGCGTTGATCAGGCTCACGCTGTGCATCTGCTGACGACCGAAGACTTTCGGGATCAGGTGATACAGCGAGCCGATGGAGATCATCGCTACCCAACCGAGGGCGCCGGCGTGTACGTGGCCGATGGTCCAGTCGGTGTAGTGAGACAGGGCGTTGACGGTCTTGATCGCCATCATCGGGCCTTCGAAGGTGGACATGCCGTAGAAGGCCAGGGACACCACCAGGAAGCGCAGGATGGGGTCGGAGCGCAGCTTATGCCAGGCGCCGGACAGGCTCATCATGCCGTTGATCATGCCGCCCCAGCTCGGAGCCAGCAGAATCAGGGACATGGCCATGCCGAGGGACTGGGCCCAGTCCGGCAGGGCGGTGTAGTGCAGGTGGTGCGGACCGGCCCAGATGTACAGGGTGATCAGCGCCCAGAAGTGCACGATGGACAGGCGGTAGGAATAGATCGGACGACCAGCCTGCTTGGGCACGAAGTAGTACATCATGCCGAGGAAGCCGGTGGTCAGGAAGAAACCTACGGCGTTGTGGCCGTACCACCACTGGATCATCGCGTCGGTGGCCCCGGCGTACATGGAGTACGACTTGAACAGGGTGACCGGCATTTCCATGCTGTTGACGATGTGCAGCATGGCGGTTACGACGATGAACGCGCCGAAGAACCAGTTGCCCACATAGATGTGCTTGGTCTTGCGCTTGACGATGGTGCCGAAGAAGACCACCAGGTAGGTGATCCAGACGATCCCCAGCAGGATGTCGACCGGCCATTCCAGCTCGGCGTATTCCTTGGAGCTGGTGTAACCCAGCGGCAGGGTGATGACGGCCAGCACGATCACAGCTTGCCAACCCCAGAAGGTAAAGGCAGCCAGGCTGTCGGAGATCAGGCGCGCCTGGCAGGTGCGCTGTACCACGTAGTAGGACGTGGCGAACAGGGCGCAGCCGCCGAAGGCGAAGATCACCGCGTTAGTGTGCAGCGGGCGCAGACGGCCGAAGCTGGTCCAGGGGAGGTTCAGGTTGAGTTCCGGCCACACGAGTTGTGCGGCGATGAACACACCGAGCCCCATCCCGATGACCCCCCAGATTACCGTCATGACGGCGAACTGGCGGATCACCTTATAGTTATAAGCAGTCTGACTTGTTGCTGTGCTCATGCTAAGGGTTCCACGGTTAATGGAGTTTTCTAGGGGTAAAAATCGGCGGCAAGTATGGAGAAACGAGACCCTCATTGCAACGCTAGATGCCTGTGCGATCAAGGTTTTAGCGACTTCTGAAGGGGTTTCAGAAGCAACCGGGGGAAACCCTTTGGCCCGGTTTTTTGTACGCAATGGCGCACCAATAAGAGGGGATTGCTTGGAATTGTTACCGGGTGCGACCGTAAAGCAGCTTAGTCCAGCTCGAATCAGCATAGACGCAGCTGGTCGGAGAGGTGCGACACTGGGTCGCAGCGCGGGTGGTGCGGGGAATGGGGCGGGAGCGGCGGGTACCGGGTAGTACCCGCCGTGGTCTTACTCGCTGGCGATCTGTTGCGGCTGGCGGGACAGGCTATAGACGTAGGCGGCCAGCAGATGCACCTTGCTCTCGCCGAGGAACTCCTGCTGCGCTGGCATGCTGCCCTTGCGGCCGTAGCGAATGGTCTGCTGCAGCTGGGCATAGCTGCTGCCATAGATGAAGGCGGCGGGCTTGGTCAGATTCGGCGCGCCCATCAGCGGCGTACCCAGGCCTTCCTTGCCGTGGCAGGCGAAGCAGGTGCTGTCGAAGATCTGCTGGCCGGCGGCGATATCGGCCTGCTCGCCTTCCGGTAGCTTGCGCCCGCCCAGCTGGGTCAGCACATAGGCGGCGACGTTGTGCACGCCAGCGTCGCCAATCAGCAGGCCGTGGGCCGGCATCTCGCCATGGCGGCCGCCGAGGATGGTGGTCTTGATGGTGGCGGCGTCGCCGCCCCAGCGCCATTCGTTGTCGGTCAGATTGGGGAAGCCGTAGGAGCCCTTGGCATCGGAGCCATGGCAGACCGAGCAGTTGGAGGCGAACAGGCGGCCACCCATCTTCAGCGCCTGAGGATTCTTGGCGACGTCTTCGATCGGCATGGCGGCGTACTTGGCGAAGATCGGCCCGTACTCGGCTTCGGCGCGATCCATCTCGCGCTGCCATTGTTTGACCTGGGTCCAGCCGTCCTGGTAACCGGGCAGGCGGCCCTGCCAGTTGCCCAGGCCTGGGTACAGCACCAGGTAGCCGGCGGCGAAGATCAGGGTGCCGAGAAACAGCATGAACCACCATTTCGGCAGGGGGTTGTCGAACTCCTCGATGCCGTCGAAGGCATGCCCCAGGGTTTCCTCGGTCTGCCCGGGGCGCTGGCCACGGCGAGTGGCGAAGATCAGCCAGGTCAGTGCCAGCAGGGTACCGAGGGTGAGCAGGGCGACGTACCAGCTCCAGAATTGTGTCATGTGGCTTACCTCTTGTTCTTCAGGCTGGTGCCGAGCACCTGCAGGTAGTCGACCAGTGCATCCATCTCGCTGTGGCCGGCCACGGCGGCGCGGGCGCCGGCGATGTCGGCGTCGCTGTAGGGCACGCCGAGTTGGCGCAGGGCGTTCATCTTGGCGGCGCTGTCCTTGCCGTCGAGCTTGCTCTCGACCAGCCAGGGGTAGGCCGGCATCTTCGACTCAGGTACCACGTTGCGCGGGTTGTACAGGTGGGCACGGTGCCAATCGTCCGAGTAGCGGCTGCCGACCCGGGCCAGATCCGGGCCGGTACGCTTGGAGCCCCACAGGAACGGGTGATCCCACACGCTTTCACCGGCCACCGAGTAGTGGCCGTAGCGTTCGGTTTCGGCGCGGAACGGGCGCACCATCTGCGAGTGGCAGCCAACGCAGCCCTCGCGGATATAGATGTCGCGACCTTCCAGCTGCAGGGCGGTGTAGGGCTTCATGCCGTCGACCGGGGTGTTGGTGACGTCCTGGAAGAACAGCGGGACGATCTGGGTCAGGCCGCCGATGCTGACGGCCAGCACCATGGCAATGGCCAGCAGGCCGACGTTCTTTTCGAGGATCTCGTGCTTGCTGCTCATCAGTGGGCTCCTTCGGCGATCAGGGCGGCGCTGTCATATTCCGCAGGCTGGGCGGCGCGCACGGTGCGCGCGGTGTTCCAGGCCATCAGCAGCATGCCGGCGAAGAAGATCGCGCCCCCCAGCACCCGCACGATGAAGCCGGTATGGCTGGCCTGCAGGGCCTCGACGAAGGAGTAGGTGAGGGTGCCGTCTTCGTTGACTGCGCGCCACATCAGGCCCTGGGTGATGCCGTTGACCCACATCGAAGCGATATAGAGCACGGTACCGATGGTGGCGAGCCAGAAGTGCGCGTTGATCAGACCGAGGCTGTGCATCTGCTCGCGACCGAAGACTTTCGGGATCAGGTGATACAGCGAGCCGATGGAGATCATCGCCACCCAGCCGAGGGCGCCGGCGTGGACGTGGCCGATGGTCCAGTCGGTGTAGTGGGACAGGGCGTTGACGGTCTTGATGGCCATCATCGGGCCTTCGAAGGTGGACATGCCGTAGAAGGCCAGGGACACCACTAGGAAACGTAGGATGGGGTCGGAACGCAGCTTATGCCAGGCACCGGAGAGGGTCATCATGCCGTTGATCATGCCGCCCCAGGAGGGTGCCAGCAGCACCAGGGACATCACCATGCCGAGCGACTGGGCCCAGTCCGGCAGGGCGGTGTAGTGCAGGTGGTGCGGGCCGGCCCAGATGTACAGGGTGATCAGCGCCCAGAAGTGCACGATGGACAGACGGTAGGAATACACCGGGCGCCCGGCCTGCTTGGGCACGAAGTAGTACATCATGCCGAGGAAGCCGGCGGTGAGGAAAAAGCCCACGGCGTTGTGGCCGTACCACCACTGCACCATGGCGTCGGTGGCGCCGGCGTACAGCGAGTAGGACTTGGTCAGGCTGACCGGCAGCTCCAGGTTGTTGATGATGTGCAGCATGGCGACGGTGAGGATGAAACCGCCGAAGAACCAGTTGCCCACATAAATGTGCTTGGTCTGGCGCTTGAGCAGGGTGCCGAAGAACACCAGGGCGTAGGCGACCCAGACGATGGTGATAAGGATATCGATCGGCCATTCCAGCTCGGCGTATTCCTTGGAGCTGGTGTAGCCCAGCGGCAGGCTGATGGCGGCCAGCACTATCACCAGTTGCCAGCCCCAGAAGGTGAAGGCGGCCAGCTTGTCGGAGATCAGGCGGGTCTGGCAGGTGCGCTGCAGCGAGTAGTAGCTGGTGGCGAACAGGGCGCAGCCGCCGAAGGCGAAGATCACCGCGTTGGTGTGCAGCGGGCGCAGGCGGCCGAAGCTGGTCCAGGGCAGGTTGAAGTTCAGCTCGGGCCAGGCCAGCTGCGCGGCGATGAAGACGCCGAGCCCCATACCGACTATGCCCCAAACCACCGTCATAATGGCGAACTGGCGAACCACCTTATAGTTGTAGGCGGTGCTGCTGGGTGTGTTCATGTGTTGGGCTTCCATCCACGGTTATAAAAAGCAGGGCAAGCATGGGTAAAGGCAAGGCAGCGGTTATTGATCAGGATCAATGCCGAGAGAAGGGCTGGCTGTGGAACGGGGCGGACGGAATGTCGCAGTACAGCCTGATCCTCGCCCATGGCGCCGGTGCGCCGATGGACAGCGGCTTCATGCAGCACATGGCCGAGCTGCTGGCGGCGTGTGGGGTCAACGTGCTGCGCTTCGAGTTCCCCTATATGGCGGCGCGGCGCGCGGATGGCGGCAAGCGCCCGCCCAACCCGCAGGCGCAGCTGCTGGAATGCTGGCGCGAGGTCTACCGCACGGTGCGTGCGCAGCTCGGCGGAACCTTGGCGATTGGCGGCAAGTCCATGGGCGGGCGCATGGCCAGCCTGTTGGCGGATGAGCTGGAGGCCGATGCGCTGGTCTGCCTGGGCTACCCCTTCTATGCCGCGGGCAAGCCGGAGAAGCCGCGGGTGGAGCATTTGCGCGAGCTGCAGACTCGCACGCTGATCGTTCAGGGTGAGCGCGATGCCCTGGGTAATCGCGAGGCAGTGGCAGGTTACAGCCTGGCGCCGGCTATCGCAGTCGAGTGGCTGGCGGCGGCGGATCACGATCTCAAGCCGCTGAAGGCCTCCGGCTTCAGCCATGAGCAGCATCTGCAGCATGCGGCGCAGCAGGTGGCGGCGTTTCTCCGGGGCTGAACGTCAGGCAGAAAAAAGGCCGGCAATTGCCGGCCTTTTGCTTGCTGCTGGAGTCAGCGGTTGAAGCGCTCCACCAGGGCGTACTGATCCTGCGCGGTGCTGGTCAGTTCCTCGCTGAGCAGGGCAGTGTTCTGCGCTTCGCCAGCGGTCTGGTCGGCCAGCTGGGCGATGGTGGTGATGTTCTGGTTGATCTCGTCGGCCACCGCGCTCTGTTCTTCGGCGGCGGCGGCGATCTGGTTGGCCATGTCGGTGATGTTGGCCACCGCCTCGCTGATGCCAACCAGTGCCTGATCCGCCTGCAGCACGCGCTCGACACCGTCGTCGGCCTGCTTGCGGCCGATCTCCATGGTCAGCACCGCTTCTTCGGCGGTGCGCTGCAGCTTGGCGATCAGGGCGTGGATCTGTCCGGTGGATTCGGCAGTACGCTGGGCCAGTGAGCGTACCTCGTCGGCTACCACGGCAAAGCCGCGACCCATTTCACCGGCCCGCGCTGCCTCGATGGCGGCGTTGAGCGCGAGCAGGTTGGTCTGGTCGGCGATGCCCTTGATCACGTCGACCACGCCACCGATCTCGTTGCTGTCCTGAGCCAGGCGCGACACGGTTTCGCCGGTTTCGCCGACCGAGATGGACAGGCGCTGGATGGCTTCGCGGGTTTCCGCGGCGACTTCGCGGCCCTGGCCGGTCAGGCGGTTGGCTTCCTGGGTGGCGATGGCGGTGCGCGCGACGTTGCTGGCGACTTCCAGGGTGGTGGCTGCCATTTCGTTGACTGCGGTGGCGACCTGTTCGGTCTCCACGCGCTGGCGCTCCAGGCCGGCGGAGCTGTTGTGGGCCAGGTGATCGGCCTGGCGGGCCTGGCTGGTCAGGCGTTCGGCGGTGTCCTGCAGGCGGGTCAGGCAGGTCTTCAGGCGGGCTTCCTGGCTGAGCATGGCCATTTCCAGGCGCGCCTCGGCGCCATGGCTATCGGTGTACATCTGCGCGATCAGCGGGTCGGAGGTGGTCTGCTCGGCCAGGCGCAGCAGGCGTTTCACGCCGCGGTTCTGCCAGGCCAGGCCGGCCAGGCCGAGCGGGATGGAGAGCAGGGCGGCAAGGGCGAAGCCCCAGCCGGAGCCGAGCCAGTGGCCGATCAGGAAGCCGATCTGGCTGATCAGAATAAATGGCAGCCAGGCCTGCACCACCGGCAGCCAGCGATCGCTGCTGGGGATCGCCGGCTTGCCGGCGTTGATCCGCGCATACAGGGCCTCGGCGCGGCGTATCTGTTCCGGCGTCGGCTTGACCCGCACCGATTCGTAGCCAACGACCTGGCCGTTCTCCAGCATGGGGGTGACATAGGCGTTGACCCAGTAATGGTCGCCGCTCTTGCAGCGGTTCTTGACCACGCCCATCCATGGGCGGCCCTTCTTCAGGGTGCTCCACAGGTGCTCGAAGACGGCCGGCGGCACGTCGGGGTGGCGTACCAGATTGTGCGGGGCGCGCAGCAGCTCATCGCGGCTGAAGCCGCTGATATCGATGAAGGCTTCGTTGCAGTAGGTGATCTGCCCCTTGGTATCGGTGGTCGAGATCAGCCGCTGCTGGGCGGGAAAGGTGCGCTCACGCTGGGTGATGGGCTGGTTGTTTCGCATGCTTGGGACTTCTTGCGCAGAGGACTGTTTAGAGAATCGGCTGGTGTTCTGGAAAATTTAGCCGGTATTTCGCTGAGGGGAGCAGTCTAACCTGTCCGTTCGGATAATAATATTTTGGCGTCAAAATATTATTAGTTTGGGGGTCTTATTTATTATTTATTGGTCGTGTTTGGCAAAGTTATTTCCGGATTGTCATTGCTTATTCATGAATAACGTTTTTGCTGACTTTGCGGGGCTTCTCCTTGACTGAAAAATGGCAGTCAAAAAATTGGCTTGAAGGGGTTTTTATGCTGAAAAGTTGGGGTTTTATTCCCGAATGTAGCGGCCATTTTTTAGGTGTTACTTTCTAATTCTTGCCGTGTATGCTGCATTGCAGAGCGCTTGCATCCTTTTGGTGCCAATAATTTGGCATTTGTGATGCGCTTCACGCGTTACTAACGGTAACCAGGTTATTGTTTTTAAAGAATAACTTCTGAAACTTATGGAAAGTTGCAGTCGTGAATGTTTCTGGCATCTGTCTTGCTCTTATGGAAGTGGGCTTGAAGTTTGTCGTTCATGACTGAAGAGATGCGCGGATTTATGCAGTAGGAAGCTGGAGTTCGGGAGTCAGTAGTCCCTGTCGATCTAGCGAAGTTGTGTGGTTGGCCTGCGGCCTTCCGCATCGATAAACGCAAGGAGGAGATCGTTCATGCGTATCAGCATTTTTGGGCTGGGTTACGTGGGCGCCGTGTGCGCCGGTTGCCTGTCGGCACGCGGGCATCAGATTGTGGGAGTGGACATCTCGGCGCTGAAGATCGACCTGATCAACAGCGGCAAGTCTCCGATCGTCGAGCCGGGGCTCGAGGAGTTGCTGCAGAAGGGCGTTAGCAGCGGCAAGCTGCGCGGCACCCTGAATGTGCGGGAAGCGGTGCTGGAGACCGACATCTCCTTCCTCGCGCCGCCAACGCCGAGCAAGCGCAATGGCGACCTGGATGTGTCCTACATCGAGGAAGTCTGCGAGCAGATCGGCAAGGTTCTGCCGCTCAAATCCAGTCGCCATACCGTGGTGGTACGCAGCACCGTGCTGCCGGGCACCCTGCGCGGGGTGGTGATCCCAACCCTGGAGAAATACTCCGGGCTCAAGGCCGGCAAGGACTTCGGCGTGGCAGTGAACCCCGAGTTCCTGCGCGAGAGCACGGCAATCAAGGACTACGATTTCCCGGCGATGACCGTGATCGGCGAGCTGGACAGCATCTCCGGCGACCTGCTCGAGGAAATCTACAGCGAGCTGGACGCGCCGATCATCCGCAAGACCATCGAAGTCGCGGAAATGATCAAGTACACCTGCAACGTCTGGCACGCGGCCAAGGTCACCTTCGCCAACGAGATCGGCAACATCGCCAAGGCGGTCGGCGTCGACGGTCGTGAGGTGATGGACGTGATCTGCCAGGATCACAAGCTCAACCTGTCCAAGTACTACATGCGCCCCGGCTTCGCCTTCGGCGGCTCCTGCCTGCCCAAGGACGTGCGCGCGCTGAACTACCGCGCCAACTCACTGGACGTCGAGTCGCCGCTGATCAGTTCGCTGATGCAGAGCAACGCGGCCCAGGTGCGCAAGGCCTACAACCTGATCGCCAGCCAGGACAAGCGCAAGGTGGCGCTGCTCGGTCTGAGCTTCAAGGCCGGTACCGACGACCTGCGTGAAAGTCCGCTGGTGGAGCTGGCCGAGATGCTGATCGGCAAGGGCTTCGACCTGAAGATCTTCGACCGCAACGTCGAGTACGCCCGTGTCCACGGCGCCAACCGCGAGTACATCGAGTCGAAGATTCCCCACGTTTCCTCGCTGCTGCGGGCCGACCTCAACCAGGTGGTGGCCGATGCGGACGTGATCGTGCTGGGCAACGGCGACGAGATGTTCGAGACCCTCGCCCAGCAGGTACCGCCGGGCAAGAAGGTGATCGATCTGGTGGGCTTCATGAAGCAGACCAGTACTGCCGAGCTGGAAGGGCTCTGCTGGTAATCACGCCAGCTTGATACGTGCACAGGGCGTAACAACAACAATAACAACGCCCCCGCTGCAGTGCGGAAACTGAGACGGGGCTAGCAACATGGATGGTCTTCAGGGGCGCTTGCGCAATGCCGCAGGCTGGCTGTTTTACGTCACGGTACTCATGGGCATGGC
The window above is part of the Pseudomonas alcaligenes genome. Proteins encoded here:
- a CDS encoding nucleotide sugar dehydrogenase; amino-acid sequence: MRISIFGLGYVGAVCAGCLSARGHQIVGVDISALKIDLINSGKSPIVEPGLEELLQKGVSSGKLRGTLNVREAVLETDISFLAPPTPSKRNGDLDVSYIEEVCEQIGKVLPLKSSRHTVVVRSTVLPGTLRGVVIPTLEKYSGLKAGKDFGVAVNPEFLRESTAIKDYDFPAMTVIGELDSISGDLLEEIYSELDAPIIRKTIEVAEMIKYTCNVWHAAKVTFANEIGNIAKAVGVDGREVMDVICQDHKLNLSKYYMRPGFAFGGSCLPKDVRALNYRANSLDVESPLISSLMQSNAAQVRKAYNLIASQDKRKVALLGLSFKAGTDDLRESPLVELAEMLIGKGFDLKIFDRNVEYARVHGANREYIESKIPHVSSLLRADLNQVVADADVIVLGNGDEMFETLAQQVPPGKKVIDLVGFMKQTSTAELEGLCW